One Mycolicibacterium fluoranthenivorans DNA window includes the following coding sequences:
- a CDS encoding AurF N-oxygenase family protein, which yields MTVDITTDPPAQLTAPRATTGTLGELDVDMVAALCRASTRRGFNPFIDIDWDAPENLLDANDPRWQLDPAVAPLATTSWYAQQPLQRRIEMSRWITANILKVTLQFEMMLIRGVIHYAGTLPNGSVVFRYLLHELTDECHHIQMFQEFVNRSGDDVPGMRRGSRIFGPILGFIGGYANIFLFIGVLCGEQPLHFQQTLQHRGSTAVPPLLNKITSIHLAEEARHISFANQYLAQRVAAAGRCRRMLYALAFPVYLRWLIGEMIAPPRAFARQFGIPRRVFKAAYWRSARSRQMLAESAADVRRVAEDLGLRTVWSRWLWSLLGIDGRLPRYRGEPDRSQPFIRMAGLPAVMWRRVAAAAMMAGVALAATPVGLRIIAVAAAAAAVWASYHLLRARRGGVVGNQPFEWPRLVVWVVVCVAMVPAGGVIGLALVVFMILALAEFMPTL from the coding sequence ATGACCGTGGACATCACCACCGACCCGCCCGCTCAATTGACCGCTCCACGCGCGACCACCGGCACGTTGGGAGAACTGGACGTCGACATGGTGGCGGCGCTCTGCCGGGCGAGTACTCGGCGGGGATTCAATCCGTTCATCGACATCGACTGGGACGCACCCGAGAACCTGTTGGATGCGAACGATCCGCGCTGGCAGCTCGATCCCGCCGTCGCTCCGCTCGCGACGACGTCTTGGTATGCGCAGCAACCACTTCAGCGGCGCATCGAGATGAGTCGCTGGATCACCGCGAACATCCTCAAGGTCACCCTCCAGTTCGAAATGATGTTGATCCGTGGCGTGATTCACTACGCCGGGACCTTGCCGAACGGCTCTGTGGTGTTTCGGTATCTGCTGCACGAGCTGACCGATGAATGCCATCACATCCAAATGTTCCAGGAATTTGTCAACCGCTCGGGCGACGACGTTCCCGGGATGCGGCGAGGCTCACGGATCTTCGGGCCAATCCTGGGCTTTATTGGCGGCTACGCCAACATCTTTCTGTTCATCGGAGTTCTGTGCGGGGAGCAGCCTCTGCACTTCCAGCAGACGCTGCAACATCGTGGCTCGACTGCGGTGCCCCCGCTGCTGAACAAGATCACCTCCATTCACCTGGCGGAGGAAGCCCGGCACATCTCGTTCGCCAACCAGTATCTGGCGCAGCGCGTTGCCGCGGCGGGACGGTGCCGGCGGATGTTGTACGCCTTGGCATTCCCTGTCTACCTTCGGTGGTTGATCGGCGAAATGATCGCACCACCACGCGCGTTCGCCCGGCAGTTCGGCATTCCCCGGCGCGTGTTCAAGGCCGCCTATTGGCGTAGCGCCCGATCGCGGCAGATGTTGGCTGAATCGGCCGCTGACGTGCGGCGCGTCGCCGAAGACCTTGGGCTACGCACGGTCTGGTCACGGTGGCTGTGGTCGCTGCTGGGTATCGACGGGCGGTTACCGCGGTACCGCGGTGAACCCGATCGGAGTCAACCGTTCATCCGTATGGCAGGGCTGCCAGCAGTGATGTGGCGGCGTGTAGCGGCCGCGGCGATGATGGCGGGCGTTGCTCTTGCGGCGACACCGGTCGGGTTGCGGATCATCGCGGTGGCCGCGGCCGCAGCAGCAGTGTGGGCGTCCTACCATCTGCTGCGGGCCCGTCGCGGTGGTGTGGTGGGCAACCAGCCTTTTGAGTGGCCCAGGCTGGTTGTCTGGGTGGTGGTCTGCGTGGCCATGGTTCCCGCCGGTGGGGTGATCGGACTGGCGTTGGTGGTGTTCATGATCCTTGCACTCGCCGAATTCATGCCGACGTTATGA